AAGCAGCGGAAGCATATTGCAGAACTGTTAGATATCTATCGTAAGCTGGATGCATACTATGCAATGGCAAAAGCAGTGAGACACTTCAATCTCCAGTTCCCCGTCTTTAATGATACCCCGCACCCATTTGTAGAAATGGATAACCTATATCATATCATCCTGCCGAAACCGGTATCGTATGATATTACGATGAAACCCCAGTCACACTTTCTGTTCCTCACTGGTGCAAACATGGCCGGAAAGACCACTTTCATCAAGGCAGTGGGTGTGGCGGTATTCCTGGCGCATATTGGTATGGGCGTACCCGCAAACGGTATGAAGCTGAGCTTCTTTAATGGTATATTCAGTAATATCCAGGTACAGGATAATATCTTCAAAGGCGAGAGCTATTTCTATAACGAAGTACAGCGTATTAAAAATACGATCCTTAAGATCAGCGATAATAAAAAATGGCTGGTGCTGATAGATGAGATGTTTAAAGGCACGAATGTGGAAGATGCGAAGAACTGTTCGCTGGCTGTGGTGAATGGCCTATTGAAAAGTACAAACTGCCTGTTTATTTTATCCACACATCTGTATGAGATTGCGGATGAGTTACAAACGGCGCAGAATATACGATTTAAGTATTTTGAGTCGCAGGTGATTGACGATAATCTTTACTTTACTTATCAGTTGAAAGATGGCGTGGCGAAGGAAAAGATCGGGTATTTGATATTGAAGAGGGAGAAGGTCCTGGACCTGCTGGAGCAGATAAAATAACTATTTCCTGTTGATAAAGAAGGCGTCAGTTCAGTAACTGACGCCTTCTTTATTGGATGTCCATTGATGGCTGTCGGTGGCGGAAAATGTGTCGAATCCACCGGTGGCAAGGGCCGTCCGGATCATCTTTTATACCTGCTGAAAATCAGCTATAAAATGTAAAGAATTGCCCGCTGACATCTCAACAATATAGATATGTTTATTATCCAATGGATGTTCTTTCCATATATGCAGTGCATTGTCCCCAACACACTATCCACAGACAATGACATTCAACCACGATAAAAGAGAGGGTAAAAAGCTGGTTTGGACGAACAAGCGACGGCCAAGCGACGAACTAGCGACGAACAAGCACACCTCTATTCCAACACCAGCAAAGGTCTCCAAATATCTAATTTTCCATAATAAGATAATTATTAGCCATCCGGGGCCGGAAATCAGGAGAGGGACAGCGTCGTCTGATTGTACAAATGAACGCTGCTGAACATACCGAAGGTAAGCGAACGAAAATGAATGCTCATCGCACTGTTACATCCCCTACATTCGTCCTGTATTCATCACCAACCATTATTCATCCATGATTGTTAAAACCATCGGCAGCGCCGTACAGGGCGTAGAAGCGATCTCTATTGTCATTGAAGTCAATGTCGCACCTAAAGGCACACAATTTCACATAGTGGGTTTACCTGACAGTGCGGTCAAGGAAAGTGAGCAACGGATAGAGTCTGCCATTACCAACATCGGCTACCGGTTTCCCCGCTTCAGAACAGTAGTTAACATGGC
The DNA window shown above is from Chitinophaga agri and carries:
- a CDS encoding MutS-related protein — encoded protein: MELDKTTYYDLSIFNRDEEYSLFHKLDFTTTTGGREYLRHLYSTPLKDIPAIEDRQHTLQYILAQEESWPADIISNGTIVVMENYLEAQIEPISNPSGVGLVVSSLLTKTIFSPDFSFIKFSFTQLLNLLKGFRQLEKNFNTEQTPKVLKVLLDRARVLLYQPEFNDIVDASDAGPVSFMNILKHDHYIRKKQRKHIAELLDIYRKLDAYYAMAKAVRHFNLQFPVFNDTPHPFVEMDNLYHIILPKPVSYDITMKPQSHFLFLTGANMAGKTTFIKAVGVAVFLAHIGMGVPANGMKLSFFNGIFSNIQVQDNIFKGESYFYNEVQRIKNTILKISDNKKWLVLIDEMFKGTNVEDAKNCSLAVVNGLLKSTNCLFILSTHLYEIADELQTAQNIRFKYFESQVIDDNLYFTYQLKDGVAKEKIGYLILKREKVLDLLEQIK